CGCTCGGCCTGACGGCGTGGGGCCCGAGGACGTGCGCCCTCGGCGGCCGCGCGTTCGACCAGGTCGTCCTGCACACGTTCTTCACCGACGAGACGCTGACCCGCTGCGTCGCCGCGGTCCGCGAGGCAGCGGAGCAGGCCGGCCGCGACCCCGCGGCGGTTCAGGTGTGGTCGGTGTTCGCAACGGTCCCGGGCGAGGTCTCGCGGGAGACCTACCTGCTCAAGGTCGTCGCCCGGTTGGCGACCTACCTCCAGCTCCCCGGCTACGGCGAGGGCCTCGTCGCCGCGAACCGCTGGGACCCGGCGATCCTCGAGCGTTTCCGCGCCGACCCCGTCGTCGCCGGTTTCGGCCGCAACCTGATCGACGCGGTGGGGACCCCGGACCAGCTCGAGCACATCGCGACGCTGCTCCCGCCGGAGTGGGTCGAGCCCGCCGCCTACGGCACCGGAGAAGACTGCGCCCGCGCCGTCCGCCGCCAGCTCGATCTCGGCGCCGACGGCGTCATCCTGCACGGCGCGACCCCCGCCGAGCTCACCCCCGTCGTCGCCGCCTACCGGCAACTGCCGTCGGCCTGACCCCACCTGTCCCACCAGGGGTGACACCCTTTACGGCGCCAGAAAGGGTGACACCCCTTACTGCGGAGTAAAGGGTGTCACCCCTTACTGGGCAGTAAGGGGTGACACCCTTTCTGAACAGCGGGCGCGTCAGATGCAGTCGAAGCGGGCGCCGGCGGGGGCGAAGAAGCCGCGGCTGTCGAAGCCCATCGCGGCGAAGCAGAAGTTCTCCTGGGCGTGGGGCTGGTTCAGGGTGTAGGTGGTGGCCGGAATGAGCCCGCCGAGAGTCTCCTTCTTCACCTTGCCGAGCCCGGTCAGGATCAGGTCGCGGGTGAGCGGGACGTCGCGCGCCGACGGGCCGAGGAGCTCGACCGCGCGCTCGAGCATCTTCGCGCTCGACCACGTGAGGGCGCTGGCGTTGTTGAACTCCGCCGTCGGGTTGTAGCGCGCCATCGCGGCCCGGTAGTCCTTGATCGCCTGGTTGTCGTCGGTCGAGGTGAACGGGAAGATCGGCGTGGCCATCGAGACCGTCGCCTTCTGCAGGTTCTTGTCGTTCGGGTCGAACGTCGCCTGGCTCGCGGTGATGACGATGGGGACGCCGAGCCCGACGGTCGCGCACGAGCGGGCGGTCCGCTGGACACCACCGGCGTCGCCGGCGAACACGACCGCCTTCGCCCCGGCGTTCTTCGCGGCCTGGCAGGCGGAGGTGAAGTCGTTCTGGGTCAGGGAGATCTGCGTCTGGTAGACGATCGACATCCCGAACTTCTTGGCGTAGCCGTCGCGGTCCAGGGTGTCCTTGAACGCCGTGCAGGCCGTGGACTCGACGCAGTAGAAGACGGCGAGCTTGTCCACGCGCTTGGACTGCAGCGCCTTGGCGGACCCGGCGAACTGCGCCTTCTCGATGCCGCCCACCGGGTACAGGTACGGCGAGAGATGCCAGTCCGGCGTGACCTGGTCGCCGCCGACGGACACGATCTTCGCCGACTCGACGCCCTTGCGGAACCCGACGATGTCGAGCGGGGCGTAGCTCGCGATCAGTGCGACCGCGTTCCGGGACTGGACCATCTCCTTGACCGCGGCCTCCGCCTTCGCGGGGTCCGAGGCGGTGTCCTTCTGAAACAGAGTCACCGGATGACAGCCGAGGCCGCCGCGGGCGTTCACGTCACGCACCCACACCGGGAGGGTCTGCACCGCGCCCTGGTTGTTCGCCCCGACCAGACCGCTGAACGCGCCGACCTGACCGATGACCACCGGCGGCCCCTGCTTCGCACACCCGGCGGCCACCGGGGTCTTGGCGCCGCCGGCGGCATTGGTCTTCGTCGCGCCGGACTTCGTGCCCGCGGCCGGGGTCGGGGTCGCC
The genomic region above belongs to Sporichthya brevicatena and contains:
- a CDS encoding TIGR03857 family LLM class F420-dependent oxidoreductase, which gives rise to MSKVPPDLPELGFYTLAGHTNSPRDMLGQLREAEAIGLGAAFISERWNLKEAVTLSGAAAAASERIALATAATNHNTRHPVITASYATTMHRLSGGRFTLGLGRGIAALFNQFGLPKVTIAQLEDFAGLMRRLWRGEVIVDHDGPAGRWAFLHLDASFDEDIPLGLTAWGPRTCALGGRAFDQVVLHTFFTDETLTRCVAAVREAAEQAGRDPAAVQVWSVFATVPGEVSRETYLLKVVARLATYLQLPGYGEGLVAANRWDPAILERFRADPVVAGFGRNLIDAVGTPDQLEHIATLLPPEWVEPAAYGTGEDCARAVRRQLDLGADGVILHGATPAELTPVVAAYRQLPSA
- a CDS encoding ABC transporter substrate-binding protein, which gives rise to MTASEFRRALRAAAVVGAAALVLSACGARTDHAAVVAAESGGLAEQLAQTQASAAAAAPASTDDSSGAVVAAPDAAVDVPVGGTVPDGGAVATPTPAAGTKSGATKTNAAGGAKTPVAAGCAKQGPPVVIGQVGAFSGLVGANNQGAVQTLPVWVRDVNARGGLGCHPVTLFQKDTASDPAKAEAAVKEMVQSRNAVALIASYAPLDIVGFRKGVESAKIVSVGGDQVTPDWHLSPYLYPVGGIEKAQFAGSAKALQSKRVDKLAVFYCVESTACTAFKDTLDRDGYAKKFGMSIVYQTQISLTQNDFTSACQAAKNAGAKAVVFAGDAGGVQRTARSCATVGLGVPIVITASQATFDPNDKNLQKATVSMATPIFPFTSTDDNQAIKDYRAAMARYNPTAEFNNASALTWSSAKMLERAVELLGPSARDVPLTRDLILTGLGKVKKETLGGLIPATTYTLNQPHAQENFCFAAMGFDSRGFFAPAGARFDCI